The nucleotide sequence CGATATGGTAGTGTTCTCTCATATCTGCGCTTTGGTGAAGACGTTTATTCTCCACTTATTGAAGAGGGTGAAGCCAATTTAATGCTCGCTTTAGAGCCAGCAGAAGCTTTAAGAAATGCACGCTTCTTAAGCAAAAAGAGCTATGCTATTGTCAATGCATATCTGATACACACAGCAACTACACTTGTAGGAAAAGAGAGATATCCAGATTTAGATGAGATAAAAGAAGCGCTCTCAAAGATTTGTCCTACTGATATGTTCAATTTCCAAGAGGTAGCAGATAAGATAAATCCAAGAACTCTTGGGGTTATTATGCTTGGCTACGCATATGGGAAGGGCCTTATACCCCTCAAGAAAGAAAGCTTAAAAGAAGGAATAAAAGAGACACTCAAAGAAAAACTTTGGGAAATCAATTTCAGGGCCCTTGAGAGGGGTATAAAACTAGCTCGTTAATTTACTTTTCTCACAATCTTTATATATACCACTTAATCTATATAGACACTGACTGTTAATAATCTGGATATTATGAGATATTGTGAAGATATCTATTAAAACTGTCAAGATGGTTCCTAAGGTGATTGAGATGGAGTTCAGAAAAATTCAATTTACTGGCAGGAGCTCCTACATAATCTCCTTACCAAAAAAATGGATTAAAGAAAACAATCTGAAGCAGGGGGATGTTGTGCCGTTAATTGTTAATCCCGATGGTTCGATAACGATATTCCCTAAGGAACCTAAGGAAATTAGTGAAAAGAAAGAACTAACAATCTCAGAGGAATACTCGCCGGATATGGCTGTCAGACTAATTATTTCAGCATATGTCCAGGGTTATGATGTTCTCG is from Thermococcus paralvinellae and encodes:
- a CDS encoding indolepyruvate oxidoreductase subunit beta — translated: MEFNLIITGVGGQGGLTLSRIIGSAAMHEGYKVRIGETLGMSQRYGSVLSYLRFGEDVYSPLIEEGEANLMLALEPAEALRNARFLSKKSYAIVNAYLIHTATTLVGKERYPDLDEIKEALSKICPTDMFNFQEVADKINPRTLGVIMLGYAYGKGLIPLKKESLKEGIKETLKEKLWEINFRALERGIKLAR